In Molothrus aeneus isolate 106 chromosome 11, BPBGC_Maene_1.0, whole genome shotgun sequence, a genomic segment contains:
- the HYDIN gene encoding hydrocephalus-inducing protein homolog: MQIQAGSTVKMLLTRLSDFNPVLSWLFSLCNVDQQPLAADSKAITFNVGEELHLCIQFNPTYENNLNSWVAERVLRMCFMEHPHEDQITVQGEVYFPNLHLQTQAMDFGCNMNDTEQVLYVEMTNCSPVPAQYHWSFQTDSQTP; the protein is encoded by the exons ATGCAAATCCAGGCAGGATCCACGGTGAAAATGTTACTGACACGTCTGTCAGACTT CAACCCAGTGCTGTCCTGGCTCTTCAGTCTCTGCAATGTGGACCAGCAGCCCCTTGCTGCAGATTCCAAG GCCATTACGTTCAATGTAGGGGAGGAACTTCATCTCTGCATCCAGTTTAACCCAACTTATGAGAACAATCTGAATAGCTGGGTGGCAGAGAGGGTTCTCAGGATGTGCTTCATGGAGCATCCTCATGAGGACCAGATCACTGTTCAGGGAGAAGTCTACTTCCCAAATCTCCATCTCCAGACCCAGGCCATGGACTTTGGCTGCAACATGAATGACACTGAACAAGTGCTGTATGTGGAGATGACCAACTGCAGCCCAGTTCCTGCCCAGTACCACTGGTCATTCCAGACAGACAGCCAGACACCATAA